A stretch of the Leguminivora glycinivorella isolate SPB_JAAS2020 chromosome 2, LegGlyc_1.1, whole genome shotgun sequence genome encodes the following:
- the LOC125242316 gene encoding ras-related protein Rap-1b yields MREYKIVVLGSGGVGKSALTVQFVQGIFVEKYDPTIEDSYRKQVEVDGQQCMLEILDTAGTEQFTAMRDLYMKNGQGFVLVYSITAQSTFNDLQDLREQILRVKDKDDVPMVLVGNKCDLEAERVVGKEQGHNLSRQFQSCAFMETSAKAKINVNDVFYDLVRQINKKSPGPPGKATKKSVKCTLL; encoded by the coding sequence ATGCGCGAATACAAAATAGTAGTGTTAGGTAGCGGAGGCGTGGGAAAGTCCGCCCTCACAGTACAGTTCGTACAAGGCATCTTCGTGGAGAAATACGATCCCACAATCGAGGACAGCTATCGGAAACAAGTGGAGGTCGATGGGCAACAATGTATGCTCGAAATCCTTGACACGGCGGGAACGGAACAGTTCACGGCGATGCGGGATTTGTACATGAAGAACGGACAGGGATTCGTGTTAGTATATTCTATCACGGCACAATCGACGTTCAACGACCTGCAGGACCTGCGAGAACAGATTCTACGAGTAAAGGACAAAGATGACGTGCCCATGGTTCTGGTCGGCAACAAATGTGATCTGGAGGCAGAACGAGTCGTGGGCAAGGAACAGGGACACAACCTCTCGCGCCAGTTCCAATCGTGCGCCTTCATGGAGACCTCCGCGAAAGCCAAGATCAACGTGAACGACGTGTTCTATGACCTAGTACGACAAATCAACAAGAAATCTCCTGGCCCACCAGGAAAGGCCACTAAGAAATCTGTTAAGTGTACTCTCTTGTAA